The DNA sequence TGCCGCTTCGACGGCATCCGCACCGAACGCACCAGGTTCCACCTCGCGCAGCGCGAAGGCGTGCGCCTGCCCGCCGGCGCCAGCGTCCTGGGCGACGACGAAGCGCTGGCCCGGGCCGAGCGCTGGCAGCCCCCCGTTTCTTCTCCGACCGGAGTGCCACGATGAATCCGACCTCCACCTCCGTCCCTCCCCGCGCCCCCACCGCCGCCGAGGCCCGCTGGCTCACCGGCACCGTGGCGCACTGCGATGCCGACACGTGCTACGTGAGCCTGGAGCGCGAGGGCCGGGCCTGCGAGGCGCGCCGCGCCTTCGGCTGCCTGGTCGCACCCGCCGTCGGCGACCTTGTCGCCGTGCTGTGCGACGAGCACGGGCAGCACCACGTCATCGCCGTGCTGCACCGTCCGGTCGAGGCCGAGGCGACGCTGAGCGTGCCGGGCCGCATGGTGATCGAGGCACCGGCCGGGCTGGCGGTGCGCGCGGGGCAGGGCATCGAGCTGCAGGCCGACGTGCTGGACGGGCGCGTGGGCGAGGTGCGCTGGTGGAGCCGGCTGATGCAGCTGACCGGCAAGGAACTGCTGGTGCGCACCGGGCTGGCGCGGCTGGCCTGCAGCGTCGCCGACCTGGTGACGCAGCGTTCGCAGGTGCAGGCCGAGCGCAGCTACCGCACGATCGCTGCGACCGAGCACGTGCGCACCCGCGTGCTGGACGTGCAGGCCGAGCAGGTCGTGCACCTGCGGGCACGCCACACGCTGGTGACGGCGCAGCAGCTGACCAAGCTCGACGGTGCCCAGGTGCACGTCGGCTGACACGCGACGAGGAGCTTCCGATGTTCGCCAACACCCAGATGGCCGGCCAGAGCCTGGCGTTTCCCGACGTCTGCCTGACCCCGGCGCCGCCCGGGCCGCCGATCCCGGTCCCGTATCCCAACATCGCGATGTCGCCGATGGCCGTGGGCGCCGCCTACAACGTGCTGATCGACTGCATGCCGGCGCACAACATGGGCACCGTGGTGCCGCTGACCAACGGCGACAACGCCGGCATCGGCACGGGCGTGGCCTCGGGCATGGTGATGGGGCAGGCCCGGCATCTGACGGGGGCCTTCACCGTGCTGGTGGGCGGCAAGCCCGCCACGCGGCTGAGCAGCATGAGCCTGCAGAACGGCACCAACGCACCGGGTTGCCAGATCGTGCCCAGCCAGGTCAAGGTGTTGATGTTGGCGCCATGAGTCCCTTCGTGTCCCCAGGCGAAGGGGGAGGCCGGCCGCGCCGTGCGTCCCCTTCGAGCCTACACATTCCAGTGGTGGTCACATGCTCCAGATTCGAGTCGTGAGCGTCGCGGGGCAGCCCCCCGCCACCCCCATCGTCGCCCAGTTCGGCCCGGCCGGGGGCAGCATCGGTCGCAACGAAGGCAACACGCTGGTGCTGCCCGACGAGGCCAAGACGATTTCCCGGCAGCACGCGCTGATCCAGATGCAGGGGCAGGGCTACGTGCTGCTCGACAAGGGCGCCAACCCGACCCTGCGCAACCGCGTGCCGGTCGGCGCGGGGCAGGTGGTGCCGCTGGAGCCCGGCGACGAGCTGTGCATCGGGCCGTACGTGCTGACGGTGGAGCGGCCGGCCGCGGCGGCCTTCGACCCGAACAGCACCCAGGTCGCCCCGGCGCCGGTCGCCCCGGTGCCGCCGTCCGCTCCCGCAGCCCCGTTCGCCCTGCCGCCGGCTTCGGCCGCGCCCTCGGCCCCGCCGGCAGCGCCCGCCGCGGCGGACGATCCGTTTGCCGGCCTGTTCGGCGCGGCGCCTGCGGCACCGGCCGCCGCACGGGACGACCCGCTGGCAGGGTGGGGCGGGGCCCCGGCACCGG is a window from the Caldimonas thermodepolymerans genome containing:
- a CDS encoding DUF3540 domain-containing protein, with translation MNPTSTSVPPRAPTAAEARWLTGTVAHCDADTCYVSLEREGRACEARRAFGCLVAPAVGDLVAVLCDEHGQHHVIAVLHRPVEAEATLSVPGRMVIEAPAGLAVRAGQGIELQADVLDGRVGEVRWWSRLMQLTGKELLVRTGLARLACSVADLVTQRSQVQAERSYRTIAATEHVRTRVLDVQAEQVVHLRARHTLVTAQQLTKLDGAQVHVG
- a CDS encoding DUF4150 domain-containing protein, encoding MFANTQMAGQSLAFPDVCLTPAPPGPPIPVPYPNIAMSPMAVGAAYNVLIDCMPAHNMGTVVPLTNGDNAGIGTGVASGMVMGQARHLTGAFTVLVGGKPATRLSSMSLQNGTNAPGCQIVPSQVKVLMLAP